A stretch of the Conger conger chromosome 3, fConCon1.1, whole genome shotgun sequence genome encodes the following:
- the btk gene encoding tyrosine-protein kinase BTK isoform X2, with protein MSESILEDIFVKRSQQKKKTSPLNYKERLFILTQNKISYYDYDPEKGKKKGLKGTVDVEKIKCVANVLPEVNAPAERQYPFQIIYDEGPLYVFAKTEEVRKQWLHKLKHVVRFNKDLIQKYHPCFWVDGTWLCCQQEVKQALGCRVLEVQNGAFSNKGSRRKSRKPLPPTPEEEASRPPQPPPRQAEAAPGMTAIAEYDYTPVTDQDLALHKGEEYTILEMVDTNWWRASDRNGMEGYIPSNYVVMAGNGLETFDWYCKNMSRSQAENLLRTENKDGGFLVRESSKAGKYTVSLFTKGGGDAAGSCRHYNICLTPQGQFYLAEKHNFSSIPELITYHQHNAAGMVSRLKYTVSNQDRNAPSTAGLGYGVWEIDPRHLTFIRELGNGQFGVVKYGKWQGQHDVAIKMIKEGSMSEDDFIEEAKVMMKLRHENLVQLYGVCTKQRPIYIVTEFLSNGCLLNYLREEVANPPPILLLEMCKDVSEGMAYLESQQYLHRDLAARNCLVDGNGSVKVTDFGLSRYVLDDEYTSSAGSKFPVRWSPPEVLLYCRFSSKSDIWAFGVLMWEVYTLGRMPYERLNNTDIVNKVSSGLRLYRPQLAKEAIYSIMLDCWHDKPEERPTFQDLAVTIQDLLYELQ; from the exons ATGTCAGAAAGCATACTGGAAGACATTTTTGTGAAACGCTCCCAGCAGAAGAAGAAAACGTCTCCACTGAACTACAAGGAGAGGTTATTCATTctgacacaaaacaaaatatccTACTATGACTATGATCCAGAGAAAGGG AAAAAGAAAGGTTTAAAGGGGACAGTAGACGTTGAGAAGATCAAGTGTGTGGCGAACGTGCTTCCAGAAGTAAATGCCCCTGCGGAGAGGCAGTACCCGTTCCAG ataATCTACGATGAAGGTCCGCTTTACGTCTTTGCAAAGACAGAAGAGGTTCGCAAACAGTGGCTACATAAACTGAAGCATG TGGTGCGGTTCAACAAGGACCTGATACAGAAGTACCACCCGTGCTTCTGGGTGGATGGGACCTGGCTTTGCTGCCAGCAGGAGGTCAAGCAGGCCCTGGGATGTCGAGTGCTGGAGGTGCAGAATGGGG CCTTTTCCAATAAAGGATCAAGAAGAAAATCCAGGAAACCGCTACCTCCTACACCAGAAGAG GAGGCTTCGAGACCACCACAGCCCCCACCCCGACAGGCAGAAGCAGCCCCAGGAATGACAGCCATTGCAGAATATGACTACACGCCTGTGACCGACCAGGATCTGGCGCTTCACAAGGGCGAGGAGTACACTATCCTTGAGATGGTGGACACCAACTGGTGGAGAGCCAGCGACAGAAATGG CATGGAAGGCTACATTCCTAGTAATTATGTCGTTATGGCTGGAAATGGTCTTGAAACATTTGA TTGGTACTGCAAAAACATGAGCCGCAGCCAGGCCGAGAACCTGCTGAGAACAGAG AACAAAGATGGAGGATTTTTGGTGCGAGAGTCAAGCAAAGCTGGAAAATACACCGTCTCCTTGTTCACCAAGGGTGGAGG gGATGCGGCGGGTAGCTGCCGGCACTATAACATCTGCCTCACCCCACAGGGCCAGTTCTATCTGGCCGAGAAGCACAACTTTTCCAGCATCCCCGAACTCATCACTTACCATCAGCACAATGCTGCAG GCATGGTTTCTAGGCTGAAGTACACCGTCTCAAACCAGGACAGGAATGCCCCTTCCACTGCTGGCCTTGGATATG GGGTCTGGGAGATTGACCCACGTCACTTGACCTTCATCAGAGAGTTGGGCAACGGGCAGTTTGGAGTGGTTAAGTACGGAAAGTGGCAGGGGCAGCACGACGTGGCCATAAAGATGATCAAAGAGGGCTCCATGTCGGAGGACGACTTCATTGAAGAGGCCAAAGTCATGAT GAAGCTCCGTCACGAGAACCTGGTCCAGTTGTACGGCGTCTGCACCAAACAAAGGCCCATTTACATCGTCACAGAGTTCCTCTCCAACGGCTGCCTGCTCAACTACCTCCGTGAAGAAGTGGCAAACCCGCCGCCcatcctgctcctggagatgtGCAAGGATGTGAGCGAGGGCATGGCTTACTTAGAGTCCCAGCAGTACCTACACAGGGATTTG GCTGCCAGGAACTGCTTGGTGGATGGCAATGGATCAGTTAAAGTCACTGACTTTGGATTATCCAG GTATGTCCTGGATGATGAGTACACCAGCTCCGCGGGCTCAAAGTTCCCTGTACGGTGGTCTCCCCCTGAAGTCCTCCTTTACTGCAGGTTCAGCAGCAAGTCTGACATCTGGGCGTTTG GGGTTCTAATGTGGGAGGTCTACACCCTAGGCCGAATGCCTTATGAGCGTCTAAATAACACGGATATTGTGAATAAAGTTTCCTCTGGCCTGCGCCTCTATCGCCCCCAGCTGGCCAAGGAGGCGATTTACAGCATCATGCTGGACTGTTGGCATGAC AAGCCTGAAGAGAGGCCCACATTCCAGGATCTTGCGGTTACGATTCAAGATCTGCTGTACGAGCTTCAATAA
- the btk gene encoding tyrosine-protein kinase BTK isoform X1 — protein sequence MGVLAFIVTQHLIDQVTVKADLTMSESILEDIFVKRSQQKKKTSPLNYKERLFILTQNKISYYDYDPEKGKKKGLKGTVDVEKIKCVANVLPEVNAPAERQYPFQIIYDEGPLYVFAKTEEVRKQWLHKLKHVVRFNKDLIQKYHPCFWVDGTWLCCQQEVKQALGCRVLEVQNGAFSNKGSRRKSRKPLPPTPEEEASRPPQPPPRQAEAAPGMTAIAEYDYTPVTDQDLALHKGEEYTILEMVDTNWWRASDRNGMEGYIPSNYVVMAGNGLETFDWYCKNMSRSQAENLLRTENKDGGFLVRESSKAGKYTVSLFTKGGGDAAGSCRHYNICLTPQGQFYLAEKHNFSSIPELITYHQHNAAGMVSRLKYTVSNQDRNAPSTAGLGYGVWEIDPRHLTFIRELGNGQFGVVKYGKWQGQHDVAIKMIKEGSMSEDDFIEEAKVMMKLRHENLVQLYGVCTKQRPIYIVTEFLSNGCLLNYLREEVANPPPILLLEMCKDVSEGMAYLESQQYLHRDLAARNCLVDGNGSVKVTDFGLSRYVLDDEYTSSAGSKFPVRWSPPEVLLYCRFSSKSDIWAFGVLMWEVYTLGRMPYERLNNTDIVNKVSSGLRLYRPQLAKEAIYSIMLDCWHDKPEERPTFQDLAVTIQDLLYELQ from the exons ATGGGTGTGCTGGCATTCATTgtcactcagcacttaattgatcaag TTACCGTGAAAGCTGATTTGACAATGTCAGAAAGCATACTGGAAGACATTTTTGTGAAACGCTCCCAGCAGAAGAAGAAAACGTCTCCACTGAACTACAAGGAGAGGTTATTCATTctgacacaaaacaaaatatccTACTATGACTATGATCCAGAGAAAGGG AAAAAGAAAGGTTTAAAGGGGACAGTAGACGTTGAGAAGATCAAGTGTGTGGCGAACGTGCTTCCAGAAGTAAATGCCCCTGCGGAGAGGCAGTACCCGTTCCAG ataATCTACGATGAAGGTCCGCTTTACGTCTTTGCAAAGACAGAAGAGGTTCGCAAACAGTGGCTACATAAACTGAAGCATG TGGTGCGGTTCAACAAGGACCTGATACAGAAGTACCACCCGTGCTTCTGGGTGGATGGGACCTGGCTTTGCTGCCAGCAGGAGGTCAAGCAGGCCCTGGGATGTCGAGTGCTGGAGGTGCAGAATGGGG CCTTTTCCAATAAAGGATCAAGAAGAAAATCCAGGAAACCGCTACCTCCTACACCAGAAGAG GAGGCTTCGAGACCACCACAGCCCCCACCCCGACAGGCAGAAGCAGCCCCAGGAATGACAGCCATTGCAGAATATGACTACACGCCTGTGACCGACCAGGATCTGGCGCTTCACAAGGGCGAGGAGTACACTATCCTTGAGATGGTGGACACCAACTGGTGGAGAGCCAGCGACAGAAATGG CATGGAAGGCTACATTCCTAGTAATTATGTCGTTATGGCTGGAAATGGTCTTGAAACATTTGA TTGGTACTGCAAAAACATGAGCCGCAGCCAGGCCGAGAACCTGCTGAGAACAGAG AACAAAGATGGAGGATTTTTGGTGCGAGAGTCAAGCAAAGCTGGAAAATACACCGTCTCCTTGTTCACCAAGGGTGGAGG gGATGCGGCGGGTAGCTGCCGGCACTATAACATCTGCCTCACCCCACAGGGCCAGTTCTATCTGGCCGAGAAGCACAACTTTTCCAGCATCCCCGAACTCATCACTTACCATCAGCACAATGCTGCAG GCATGGTTTCTAGGCTGAAGTACACCGTCTCAAACCAGGACAGGAATGCCCCTTCCACTGCTGGCCTTGGATATG GGGTCTGGGAGATTGACCCACGTCACTTGACCTTCATCAGAGAGTTGGGCAACGGGCAGTTTGGAGTGGTTAAGTACGGAAAGTGGCAGGGGCAGCACGACGTGGCCATAAAGATGATCAAAGAGGGCTCCATGTCGGAGGACGACTTCATTGAAGAGGCCAAAGTCATGAT GAAGCTCCGTCACGAGAACCTGGTCCAGTTGTACGGCGTCTGCACCAAACAAAGGCCCATTTACATCGTCACAGAGTTCCTCTCCAACGGCTGCCTGCTCAACTACCTCCGTGAAGAAGTGGCAAACCCGCCGCCcatcctgctcctggagatgtGCAAGGATGTGAGCGAGGGCATGGCTTACTTAGAGTCCCAGCAGTACCTACACAGGGATTTG GCTGCCAGGAACTGCTTGGTGGATGGCAATGGATCAGTTAAAGTCACTGACTTTGGATTATCCAG GTATGTCCTGGATGATGAGTACACCAGCTCCGCGGGCTCAAAGTTCCCTGTACGGTGGTCTCCCCCTGAAGTCCTCCTTTACTGCAGGTTCAGCAGCAAGTCTGACATCTGGGCGTTTG GGGTTCTAATGTGGGAGGTCTACACCCTAGGCCGAATGCCTTATGAGCGTCTAAATAACACGGATATTGTGAATAAAGTTTCCTCTGGCCTGCGCCTCTATCGCCCCCAGCTGGCCAAGGAGGCGATTTACAGCATCATGCTGGACTGTTGGCATGAC AAGCCTGAAGAGAGGCCCACATTCCAGGATCTTGCGGTTACGATTCAAGATCTGCTGTACGAGCTTCAATAA
- the LOC133124113 gene encoding large ribosomal subunit protein eL42, whose protein sequence is MVNVPKTRRTYCKKCKRHQPHKVTQYKKGKDSLYAQGKRRYDRKQSGYGGQTKPIFRKKAKTTKKIVLRLECVEPNCRSKRMLAIKRCKHFELGGDKKRKGQVIQF, encoded by the exons ATG GTGAACGTGCCGAAGACCCGCAGGACTTACTGCAAAAAGTGCAAGAGGCACCAACCACACAAAGTTACACAGTACAAAAAGGGCAAAGACTCTCTGTACGCCCAGG GAAAGAGGCGATATGACAGAAAGCAGAGTGGCTATGGTGGTCAGACAAAGCCAATTTTCAGAAAGAAG GCTAAGACCACAAAGAAGATTGTGTTGAGGCTGGAGTGTGTCGAGCCCAACTGCAGGTCCAAAAGGATGTTGGCCATCAAGAGATGCAAGCACTTTGAACTGGGCGGAGACAAGAAGAGAAAG GGCCAGGTGATCCAGTTCTAG
- the gla gene encoding alpha-galactosidase A produces the protein MTGSILSAFNIIVGICTFIFPVRALDNGLALTPTMGWLHWERFMCNTDCDADPHNCISEKLYMEMADAMVKDGWKDAGYEYVCIDDCWPSRDRDAEGRLQADPKRFPGGIKKLADYMHSKGLKLGIYADVGTMTCAGYPGSLGHYDTDAQTFAEWGVDLLKFDGCNMPNWTLLAGGYINMSVALNKTGRSILYSCEWPLYEWQFHQPNYTAIRQTCNHWRNSADVYDSWSSVTGIVDWTADHQDLIVPVAGPGGWNDPDMLVIGNFGLSRDQQETQMALWAIMAAPLLMSNDLRAIDPQSQRLLQNRHIIAISQDPLGKQGTRKAKVNGFEVWQRPLSTGGLALAVTNRQEIGGPRHFPLTLATVLVWRSCYHQCNVTQILPQYRELGVHGLFSKLQLSVNPTGTALLLLSPVPAMSCTRLQAKKWLRYLSKDRAQRTAL, from the exons ATGACCGGGTCCATTTTGAGTGCCTTCAACATCATAGTAGGGATTTGTACGTTTATTTTCCCAGTTCGGGCACTTGACAATGGCCTCGCGCTGACACCGACAATGGGCTGGCTACACTGGGAAAGGTTTATGTGTAATACAGACTGTGACGCGGATCCTCATAATTGTATCAG CGAGAAACTGTACATGGAGATGGCGGACGCTATGGTGAAGGACGGGTGGAAGGACGCCGGCTACGAGTACGTGTGCATCGACGACTGCTGGCCCTCGCGAGACCGCGACGCCGAGGGCCGTCTGCAGGCGGACCCCAAGAGGTTCCCGGGGGGGATCAAGAAGCTCGCCGACTAC atgcaCTCCAAGGGCCTGAAACTGGGGATTTATGCCGATGTGGGCACAATGACTTGTGCAGGCTACCCCGGCAGCTTGGGCCACTATGACACAGACGCCCAGACTTTTGCCGAATGGGGTGTGGACCTGCTGAAATTTGATGGGTGCAACATGCCCAACTGGACCTTACTGGCAGGAG GTTATATAAACATGTCCGTCGCCTTGAACAAGACCGGGAGAAGCATTTTGTATTCCTGTGAGTGGCCGCTGTATGAATGGCAGTTCCACCAG CCCAACTACACCGCAATCCGGCAGACGTGTAACCACTGGCGCAACTCCGCAGACGTGTACGACTCCTGGAGCAGCGTGACGGGCATCGTGGACTGGACCGCCGATCATCAGGACCTCATCGTTCCAGTGGCAGGCCCTGGGGGCTGGAATGACCCGGATATG CTGGTAATCGGGAACTTCGGGCTGAGCCGCGACCAGCAGGAGACCCAAATGGCCTTGTGGGCGATCATGGCCGCTCCGCTGCTGATGTCGAACGACCTGCGGGCCATCGATCCCCAGTCCCAGAGGCTGCTGCAGAACCGCCACATTATCGCCATCAGCCAGGACCCGCTGGGCAAGCAGGGCACCCGCAAGGCCAAG GTGAACGGGTTCGAGGTGTGGCAGCGCCCCCTGTCCACCGGAGGACTCGCACTGGCGGTGACCAACAGGCAGGAGATTGGCGGGCCCAGGCACTTCCCCCTGACCCTGGCCACCGTGCTGGTCTGGAGGTCGTGTTACCACCAGTGCAACGTCACCCAGATCCTGCCCCAGTACCGAGAGCTGGGCGTGCATGGCCTCTTCAGCAAGCTCCAGCTATCGGTGAACCCCACCGGGACCGCGCTGCTCCTGCTCTCCCCTGTCCCGGCCATGTCCTGCACCAGGCTGCAGGCAAAAAAATGGCTTCGCTACCTCAGCAAAGACAGAGCCCAGAGAACAGCTCTGTAG